A genome region from Sediminispirochaeta bajacaliforniensis DSM 16054 includes the following:
- the rplJ gene encoding 50S ribosomal protein L10, whose product MAEYQTKIQDYKVEAVDSLKSEFEGVQDYIFTNYRGLTVAQITELRDKLRKENALFKVVKNRFAKIALRDMEQPAVDEHLTGPTAVALAKGESGPVAKILFEIAKELPLEVKGGIINGNVFDAGQVEAFSKLPTRHELIAMLMGTMRAPVQNVVYVLNAVPTKLVRTLQAVADKKQAG is encoded by the coding sequence ATGGCTGAATACCAGACAAAAATTCAGGACTACAAGGTCGAAGCGGTAGATTCTCTGAAGAGTGAGTTTGAAGGGGTACAGGATTATATCTTTACCAACTATCGGGGACTTACCGTCGCTCAAATCACCGAGCTTCGGGATAAGCTGCGAAAAGAAAACGCTCTTTTTAAGGTTGTTAAAAACCGTTTTGCGAAGATTGCCCTTCGTGATATGGAGCAGCCTGCCGTTGATGAGCATCTGACCGGCCCTACCGCGGTTGCCCTTGCAAAGGGCGAATCCGGTCCTGTGGCCAAGATCCTTTTTGAGATCGCTAAGGAACTTCCTCTTGAAGTGAAGGGCGGTATCATTAATGGGAATGTTTTTGATGCGGGACAGGTCGAGGCCTTCAGTAAGTTGCCGACGCGGCATGAACTGATTGCAATGTTGATGGGGACCATGAGGGCTCCGGTGCAGAATGTCGTATATGTTCTGAACGCCGTTCCTACAAAATTGGTCAGAACGCTTCAGGCGGTTGCCGACAAGAAGCAGGCCGGTTGA
- the rpmG gene encoding 50S ribosomal protein L33 yields the protein MASKKKGAVEKIALKCEECGRRNYTTQKNRRNTQGKLEFRKYCKFDRKHTLHKETKIK from the coding sequence ATGGCAAGCAAGAAGAAAGGTGCAGTGGAGAAGATTGCGCTGAAGTGCGAAGAGTGCGGTCGCAGGAACTATACTACCCAGAAAAACCGAAGGAATACCCAGGGAAAGCTTGAGTTCCGGAAGTATTGTAAGTTCGACCGCAAGCATACACTGCATAAGGAAACGAAGATTAAATAG
- the rplK gene encoding 50S ribosomal protein L11, producing the protein MAKKKVTAVIKLQVPAGKATPAPPVGPALGPHGVSAPQFCQQFNDRTKEFEAGLTIPVEISVYQDRSFTFITKTPPAAVLIKKACGITSGSAEPHKVKVAKITREQLQQIAETKMQDLSANDIEAAVKIIAGTARSMGVEVAN; encoded by the coding sequence ATGGCAAAGAAAAAGGTAACCGCAGTCATTAAGCTGCAGGTTCCTGCCGGCAAGGCTACTCCGGCGCCTCCCGTGGGTCCCGCTCTGGGTCCTCATGGTGTAAGCGCCCCCCAGTTTTGCCAGCAGTTTAACGACCGGACCAAGGAATTCGAGGCCGGTCTTACCATTCCGGTGGAGATTTCCGTTTATCAGGATCGAAGCTTCACCTTTATTACCAAAACGCCGCCGGCGGCCGTCCTTATCAAAAAGGCATGCGGTATTACCAGCGGTTCTGCCGAACCTCATAAGGTGAAGGTTGCCAAGATCACCAGAGAGCAGCTGCAGCAGATAGCCGAGACTAAGATGCAGGATTTGAGTGCCAACGACATTGAAGCGGCAGTCAAAATCATTGCAGGAACGGCACGAAGTATGGGTGTCGAGGTGGCGAACTGA
- the rplA gene encoding 50S ribosomal protein L1, with the protein MKRGKKYVQARGQFDRQQLFPLEEGVATVKKLAYAKFDETVELSINLNIKKSQSVRDTVVLPHQFTAEKKVLVFAKGDKAQEAEEAGATYVGDADLVEKIKGGWLDFDVAVATPDMMKDVGRLGPILGRRGLMPNPKTQTVTFDIKGALAELKKGRVEFRSDKTGVIHLAVGKVSMEPAKVAENINIIMNEVEKKRPSDVKGDFVKTVTVSSTMGPGVKIDFREAGV; encoded by the coding sequence ATGAAGCGTGGAAAAAAGTATGTTCAGGCACGGGGACAGTTCGATCGCCAGCAGCTTTTTCCTCTTGAGGAAGGTGTTGCAACGGTGAAGAAACTTGCATATGCAAAGTTCGACGAAACCGTTGAGTTGTCGATTAATCTTAATATCAAGAAGAGCCAGTCGGTGCGTGATACCGTGGTTCTTCCTCACCAGTTTACGGCCGAGAAAAAGGTACTTGTTTTTGCCAAAGGCGACAAAGCCCAGGAAGCGGAAGAAGCAGGCGCCACCTATGTCGGCGATGCCGACCTTGTCGAAAAGATCAAGGGGGGCTGGCTTGATTTTGATGTTGCCGTTGCAACTCCCGATATGATGAAGGATGTCGGACGGCTTGGACCTATTCTCGGGCGTCGGGGCTTGATGCCTAACCCGAAAACTCAGACGGTTACCTTTGACATTAAGGGTGCTCTTGCCGAGTTGAAAAAGGGGCGTGTGGAATTCCGTTCCGACAAAACCGGAGTTATTCACCTTGCGGTCGGTAAGGTTTCCATGGAGCCTGCCAAGGTTGCCGAGAATATCAACATCATTATGAATGAAGTCGAGAAGAAGCGTCCCAGTGATGTTAAGGGTGATTTCGTCAAGACGGTTACCGTTTCCTCTACCATGGGACCTGGTGTGAAGATCGATTTCCGCGAGGCGGGGGTGTAA
- the nifA gene encoding nif-specific transcriptional activator NifA, translating into MEESSEHYRRKIAELELLFEVSQTLDRSLEIEDAIQPVLELLREHVQLRNGMVTLMNRHTGLITIESATELSREAQKKGVYKPGEGITGQVVASGEAIVIPDIKKDKRFLNKTGTFIPGGKVSFISVPVTHNRDIMGTISAMRVGGDEMSSDEDFRILTIIASMIAQAVRLRRQIEEEKQRLEEENNRLKKELEERYRPRNIIGSSAAMKEVYALISQVAPSDTTVLIRGESGTGKELIAHAIHYASPRQKGPFIKVNCAALPEGVIESELFGHEKGAFTGAHQSRKGRFELADGGTIFLDEIGDLSPATQVKLLRVLQEREFERVGGVQTVKIDVRIVAATNRNLEEFIAENRFREDLYYRLAVFPIHVPPLRKRKSDILQLADFFAEKYGHKQGKRIKRISTPAIELLSIYHWPGNVRELENVIERAVLLSTDGVIHGHHLPPTLQSAESSDTRFKGTLQDEVEKFEKELIQEALKSSQGNAALAARNLGITERIMGLRIHKYEIDTSRFKPR; encoded by the coding sequence ATGGAAGAGAGTTCAGAACATTACAGGCGAAAAATAGCAGAACTGGAACTTTTGTTCGAAGTAAGCCAGACTTTGGATCGAAGTCTCGAAATAGAGGACGCCATCCAACCGGTACTGGAACTTTTGCGCGAGCATGTTCAGCTCCGAAACGGTATGGTTACCTTGATGAACCGCCACACCGGCCTGATCACCATCGAGTCGGCAACGGAACTCAGCAGGGAGGCCCAGAAGAAGGGGGTCTATAAACCGGGCGAAGGGATCACCGGGCAAGTTGTCGCCTCTGGCGAGGCCATTGTGATCCCCGACATTAAAAAGGACAAGCGTTTTCTCAACAAGACGGGGACCTTCATCCCCGGAGGAAAGGTTTCCTTTATCTCGGTCCCGGTCACCCACAACAGGGACATCATGGGAACCATCAGCGCCATGCGCGTCGGCGGCGATGAAATGTCTTCCGATGAGGACTTTCGGATACTGACCATCATCGCATCCATGATAGCCCAGGCCGTCAGGCTGAGAAGACAGATCGAGGAAGAAAAGCAGCGTCTGGAAGAGGAGAACAATCGCCTCAAAAAAGAGCTGGAAGAGCGTTACCGGCCCAGAAACATCATAGGAAGCAGCGCAGCGATGAAAGAGGTGTATGCCCTCATCAGCCAGGTTGCTCCAAGCGATACAACCGTCCTCATACGGGGAGAAAGCGGTACGGGAAAAGAGCTGATCGCCCATGCCATTCACTATGCAAGTCCGAGGCAAAAGGGTCCCTTCATCAAGGTAAACTGCGCGGCCCTTCCCGAAGGGGTCATCGAGAGTGAACTCTTCGGTCATGAAAAGGGGGCTTTCACCGGGGCACACCAAAGCAGAAAGGGTCGCTTCGAACTGGCGGACGGCGGAACCATCTTTCTCGATGAAATCGGAGACCTTTCGCCGGCAACCCAGGTAAAGCTGCTGCGGGTCCTGCAGGAACGGGAGTTCGAACGGGTCGGCGGTGTCCAGACGGTCAAGATCGACGTCAGAATTGTCGCCGCTACAAACCGTAATCTCGAAGAGTTTATCGCCGAAAACCGTTTTCGTGAGGACCTCTACTACCGGCTTGCCGTCTTCCCCATCCATGTTCCGCCCCTTAGAAAACGAAAAAGCGACATTCTCCAGCTTGCGGATTTCTTTGCGGAAAAGTACGGCCATAAACAGGGGAAGCGGATCAAACGAATATCCACCCCCGCCATCGAACTCCTTTCGATCTACCACTGGCCGGGAAACGTTCGCGAACTGGAAAATGTGATAGAACGTGCGGTCCTTCTTTCCACCGACGGGGTTATCCACGGCCACCACCTTCCCCCGACCCTGCAGTCTGCGGAGTCGAGCGATACCCGCTTTAAGGGGACACTTCAGGATGAAGTGGAGAAGTTCGAAAAAGAGCTTATTCAGGAGGCCCTGAAATCGTCCCAGGGTAATGCCGCCCTGGCCGCACGAAACCTCGGCATTACCGAACGGATCATGGGATTGCGTATTCATAAATACGAAATAGATACAAGTCGTTTCAAACCAAGATAG
- the nusG gene encoding transcription termination/antitermination protein NusG, translating to MAKGWYVLHTYSGYENKIERFLRKMMGDGDFGDALTDVKVPSEEVVEVKDGKKKVTNRKFLPGYILLEMDLPDRGWKAVCSQIKKIQGVTGFVGAPVGAKPQPISSDEAKAILQKSGEIKADRTVRPRQSFSVGEVVRIVDGPFDTFTGNIEEVNLEKGKLRVMVGIFGRSTPVEVDFLQVEKI from the coding sequence ATGGCGAAAGGGTGGTATGTTCTTCATACCTATTCCGGGTATGAGAACAAGATCGAACGGTTTCTCCGAAAGATGATGGGGGACGGTGATTTCGGAGATGCGCTTACCGATGTCAAAGTCCCTTCCGAAGAAGTAGTTGAAGTGAAGGATGGTAAGAAAAAGGTTACAAACCGAAAATTTCTTCCCGGCTACATACTACTTGAGATGGATCTGCCCGATCGTGGGTGGAAGGCCGTTTGTTCACAGATCAAAAAAATTCAAGGTGTTACCGGATTCGTGGGAGCGCCGGTGGGTGCGAAGCCGCAGCCGATCTCTTCCGATGAGGCAAAGGCGATTCTTCAGAAGAGTGGAGAGATTAAAGCCGATCGTACGGTTCGTCCCCGGCAGAGCTTTAGCGTCGGTGAAGTGGTTCGTATTGTTGACGGTCCCTTTGATACCTTTACCGGAAATATCGAAGAGGTTAACCTTGAAAAGGGTAAATTGCGGGTGATGGTCGGTATTTTCGGCCGTTCAACCCCCGTTGAAGTTGATTTTCTTCAGGTTGAAAAAATCTGA
- a CDS encoding glycogen/starch/alpha-glucan phosphorylase: MTEKKKSDEKRKDEGASRSGFDVESITWGFAEHLRYTLGDDRYSATDHDRFMALAYAIRDRILHRWIKARQLHRQSDVKRVYYLSLEFLIGRAMTNNVINLGIESEVREAMEELGYRYEELADQEVDAGLGNGGLGRLAACFMDSLATMKIPAVGYGLRYDYGIFRQKIENGMQVEQPDDWLRWGNPWEIERPDISFPVHFGGRVESAREKGVRIYRWVDTQPVVGIAYDMPIVGYGGDTVNTLRLWSARAAEEFDFDDFNAGDYVEAVSAKVMAENLTKVLYPNDKLYLGKELRLRQQYFFVSSSLRDIFRRFRATGKSWDRFHENAAIQLNDTHPSLTIPECMRILMDEEHLAWDEAWDVTVRSTGYTNHTLMPEALEKWPVPMLESLLPRHLQIIYEINHRFLQKAITVFPGDMAKIAKVSLVEESDPKQIRMANLSIVGTHSTNGVAALHTELLKSRLVPEMAQIFPQRFNNKTNGITQRRWLLQANPPLAELITGAIGEGWITDFSRLTELKPFADDPGFLDEFRKVKKQAKEALALQLRREQGIRLEIATLFDVQVKRIHEYKRQLLNALHIVMLYNRIRDGKKDDFQPRSFLIAGKAAPGYAMAKLIIKLINNIAQVVNSDTAMKGKLALHFVPNYRVSLAEKIIPATDISEQISTAGTEASGTGNMKFMCNGALTMGTLDGANIEIAEEAGAENLFLFGLKADEAEALIPHYDPSPYITEDEEIRRAVELLFSGHFNFAEPGIFDPVRDMLLGGRDRYLHLADLRSYADAQRRAEQLYRNEPEAWCKKAVLNIASAGKFSSDRTIAQYASDVWDIGPRPVGEDGSAREIIEDARAIQDRRTRKERRHG; the protein is encoded by the coding sequence ATGACGGAAAAAAAGAAAAGCGACGAAAAGCGAAAGGACGAGGGAGCGAGCCGCAGCGGCTTCGATGTGGAATCGATTACCTGGGGTTTTGCCGAACACCTCAGATACACCCTCGGCGACGATCGCTACAGTGCCACCGACCACGATCGATTCATGGCCCTCGCCTATGCCATCAGGGACAGGATCCTCCATCGCTGGATCAAGGCACGGCAGCTCCATCGCCAAAGCGATGTAAAGCGCGTCTACTATCTCTCTCTCGAATTTTTGATCGGCAGGGCGATGACCAACAATGTGATCAATCTCGGTATCGAATCGGAAGTACGCGAGGCAATGGAGGAACTGGGATATCGCTATGAAGAGCTCGCCGACCAGGAAGTGGACGCAGGGCTCGGCAACGGAGGGCTCGGGCGTCTTGCAGCCTGTTTCATGGATTCTTTAGCCACCATGAAAATTCCCGCTGTAGGATACGGCCTCAGATACGATTACGGCATCTTCCGACAGAAAATAGAAAACGGTATGCAGGTGGAACAGCCCGACGACTGGCTCCGCTGGGGCAATCCGTGGGAAATCGAACGGCCGGATATCAGCTTTCCGGTTCATTTCGGCGGCAGGGTCGAATCAGCCAGGGAAAAAGGGGTGCGCATCTACCGCTGGGTGGACACCCAGCCGGTGGTCGGCATCGCCTATGACATGCCCATCGTCGGCTATGGCGGTGATACGGTCAACACCCTCAGGCTCTGGAGTGCCAGGGCTGCGGAGGAGTTCGATTTCGACGATTTCAATGCCGGTGATTATGTAGAGGCTGTCAGCGCAAAGGTTATGGCAGAAAACCTCACCAAGGTACTCTACCCCAACGACAAGCTTTATCTCGGAAAAGAGCTTCGGCTGCGCCAGCAATACTTCTTTGTTTCATCCTCCCTTCGGGATATCTTCAGGCGTTTCCGTGCAACCGGAAAAAGTTGGGATCGTTTCCACGAGAATGCGGCGATCCAGCTGAACGACACCCATCCATCCCTCACCATCCCTGAGTGTATGCGTATCCTCATGGACGAAGAACACCTTGCGTGGGACGAAGCATGGGATGTGACGGTCCGTTCCACCGGCTACACCAATCATACCCTGATGCCCGAAGCGCTGGAAAAGTGGCCGGTTCCCATGCTCGAATCGCTTTTACCGCGACACCTTCAGATCATCTACGAAATCAACCACCGCTTTCTTCAGAAAGCGATTACCGTTTTCCCCGGCGATATGGCAAAAATCGCAAAGGTAAGCCTGGTTGAAGAGAGCGATCCGAAGCAAATCAGAATGGCGAATCTCAGCATCGTCGGAACCCACTCGACAAACGGGGTTGCGGCCCTCCATACCGAGCTGCTGAAAAGCAGGCTGGTACCGGAGATGGCACAAATTTTTCCTCAGCGGTTCAACAACAAGACAAACGGCATAACCCAGCGGCGCTGGCTTCTTCAGGCAAATCCACCGCTGGCAGAACTTATCACCGGAGCCATCGGAGAAGGATGGATTACCGATTTTTCCAGGCTTACCGAGCTGAAACCCTTTGCCGACGATCCCGGTTTTCTTGACGAGTTCCGAAAGGTCAAAAAGCAGGCAAAAGAGGCCCTGGCACTTCAACTGCGGCGGGAACAGGGGATACGGCTGGAAATCGCCACCCTTTTCGATGTACAGGTTAAGCGGATCCACGAATATAAACGACAGCTCCTCAATGCCCTTCACATCGTCATGCTCTACAACAGGATCAGGGACGGGAAGAAGGATGATTTTCAGCCAAGGAGTTTTCTTATCGCCGGAAAGGCAGCCCCGGGCTATGCCATGGCAAAGCTCATTATCAAACTCATCAATAATATCGCCCAGGTCGTCAATAGCGATACGGCAATGAAGGGAAAGCTCGCTCTTCACTTTGTTCCCAACTATCGTGTAAGCCTGGCCGAGAAGATCATTCCTGCTACAGATATTTCCGAGCAGATATCCACTGCGGGAACAGAAGCCTCGGGCACGGGGAATATGAAGTTTATGTGTAATGGTGCCCTTACCATGGGAACCCTCGACGGAGCGAACATCGAAATTGCGGAAGAGGCGGGAGCCGAAAACCTTTTCCTTTTCGGTTTAAAAGCCGATGAGGCAGAGGCATTGATTCCCCACTACGACCCGTCACCGTATATAACGGAAGACGAAGAAATCAGAAGGGCGGTGGAACTACTCTTTTCAGGCCATTTCAATTTTGCCGAGCCCGGCATTTTCGACCCCGTTCGGGATATGCTGCTGGGAGGAAGGGACCGATACCTCCACCTCGCCGATCTGCGCAGCTATGCCGACGCCCAGCGCAGAGCCGAACAGCTCTACAGGAACGAACCCGAGGCGTGGTGCAAAAAGGCGGTCCTCAATATCGCTTCGGCAGGGAAATTTTCAAGCGACAGAACAATAGCCCAATACGCATCGGACGTGTGGGATATCGGCCCAAGGCCGGTGGGTGAAGACGGATCGGCACGAGAGATTATCGAAGATGCCCGGGCCATCCAGGACCGACGAACAAGAAAAGAGCGGCGCCACGGATAG
- the rplL gene encoding 50S ribosomal protein L7/L12: protein MADVKKEDILEAIANMSVLEVSELITMMEEKFGVTAAAPVAVAAAGAAPAAAVAEEEEKTEFDVILKSVADGKKIPVIKEVRAITGLGLKEAKDIVEAGDKAIKEGVSKEDAASMKEKLEAAGAVVEVK from the coding sequence ATGGCTGATGTGAAGAAAGAGGATATCCTCGAAGCAATTGCGAACATGAGTGTTCTTGAGGTGAGCGAGCTCATTACTATGATGGAGGAAAAGTTCGGCGTTACCGCTGCAGCACCCGTTGCTGTCGCCGCTGCCGGTGCCGCTCCTGCTGCCGCCGTTGCCGAAGAGGAAGAGAAAACCGAATTCGACGTTATACTTAAGAGTGTTGCCGACGGAAAGAAGATTCCCGTCATTAAGGAAGTTCGAGCAATTACCGGTCTTGGCCTGAAAGAGGCTAAGGATATCGTTGAAGCCGGTGATAAGGCGATTAAGGAAGGGGTTTCCAAGGAGGATGCTGCTTCCATGAAGGAGAAGCTTGAGGCTGCTGGCGCCGTTGTTGAGGTGAAATAA
- the rpoB gene encoding DNA-directed RNA polymerase subunit beta, which translates to MVAQGKAIERTYIGQEFQEVMELPDLVDIQLTSYDRFLQRSKLLAGQDLAEQGLEEVFQTVFPIESPNGDMSLEYTQYTLDEENIKFSQEECKRKGLTYAVPVKAKINLVFHETGEIRQKDIYVGDIPLMTERGTFIINGAERVVVSQIHRSPGVIFSHEKGIFSSRIIPYRGSWLEFEIDQKKELIYAKIDRKKRILGSLFLRALGFDAREKIIDLFYKKTLEHVSEEREKKEQLVNKVLARAVFVERDGETRKLYRAGEKLHPHDVDELLHSEVREIEVIDFSHPESLHSQIILNCFEREEVKIVKDDPNVDEPTKEDALIAVYSVLMPGEPITLEAAEKDLHSMFFSSRRYDLGRVGRYKLNKKFDYENPDDSHVLSKMDIVNTMLFLIKVYIGEAYVDDIDHLGNRRIRSVGELLANQLKTAFARMERIAKERMSLKETDTVRPQDLISIKPVVAAIKEFFGSSQLSQFMDQVNPLAELTHKRRLNALGPGGLSRDRAGFEVRDVHYTHYGRMCPIETPEGPNIGLIVSLANYTKVNSYGFLEAPYRKVVNGHATRDIEYLSAMDEEKYNIAQANAKIDKNGTFLDEMISIRKGGDYTTKPSSDIQYMDVSPKQVISVATSLIPFLEHDDANRALMGSNMQRQAVPLVFPEPPRVGTGMEAKTAYDSGVLLKAKRSGVVEHVTSLEVVIKPDSPKNDHDRDVYHVQKFQRTNQDTCFNQKPVVSLGQKIDKGQVLADGPATRAGELALGQNMIVGFVPWNGYNYEDAILISEKVVKEDSYTSIHIKEFTVDVRETKLGPEKLTRDIPNTNEKSLEQLDEEGIIRIGAKVKSGYILVGKVTPKSETETTPEFKLLNSIFGEKAKEVRDTSLKVPHGVEGTVIDVQRLRRSEGDDLPPGVEEVVKVLIATKRKLRQGDKMAGRHGNKGVVARVLPEEDMPYMADGTPLDLCLNPLGVPSRMNLGQILETELGWAALALDKWFSTPVFQSASTDQIEQKMKEAGLPIGGKTVLRDGQTGIPFENSVFVGVMYMLKLHHLVDDKMHARSTGPYSLVTQQPLGGKAQFGGQRLGEMEVWALEAYGAANTLQELLTIKSDDMNGRAKIYESIVKGEPSTAAGVPESFNVLVQELRGLALDMSIYDSKGKRIPLTERDEELINRQGTQF; encoded by the coding sequence ATGGTTGCTCAAGGCAAAGCCATTGAACGAACATATATCGGCCAAGAGTTCCAGGAAGTGATGGAGCTGCCGGACCTCGTTGATATTCAGCTCACTTCATACGACCGGTTCCTGCAGCGTTCCAAGCTCCTCGCCGGTCAGGATCTTGCGGAACAGGGACTTGAAGAAGTCTTTCAGACTGTTTTTCCTATCGAAAGTCCCAACGGGGACATGAGTCTTGAGTATACCCAGTATACCCTGGATGAGGAAAATATCAAATTTTCTCAGGAAGAATGTAAGCGAAAAGGCCTCACCTACGCGGTTCCTGTCAAGGCGAAGATCAATCTTGTCTTTCATGAAACCGGTGAGATTCGTCAGAAGGATATCTATGTCGGGGATATCCCTTTGATGACCGAGCGGGGTACCTTTATTATTAATGGTGCCGAACGTGTTGTTGTTAGTCAGATTCACCGTTCTCCCGGTGTTATTTTTAGTCACGAAAAGGGAATCTTCTCCTCCAGGATAATCCCCTACAGGGGATCGTGGCTCGAGTTTGAGATAGACCAGAAAAAAGAGCTGATATATGCCAAAATCGACCGGAAAAAACGGATTCTCGGAAGCCTGTTTCTTAGGGCTCTCGGCTTTGATGCTCGTGAGAAGATTATCGATCTCTTTTATAAGAAGACCTTAGAGCATGTTTCCGAGGAACGGGAGAAGAAAGAGCAGCTGGTGAATAAGGTTCTCGCCAGGGCTGTTTTTGTCGAACGGGATGGTGAGACTCGTAAGCTCTATCGTGCCGGAGAGAAGCTCCACCCTCATGATGTGGATGAACTGCTCCATTCCGAGGTTCGTGAAATCGAGGTTATCGACTTCTCTCATCCCGAATCCCTTCACAGTCAAATTATTCTCAACTGTTTTGAGCGTGAAGAGGTTAAGATCGTTAAGGATGATCCGAATGTCGATGAACCGACGAAAGAGGATGCCCTTATTGCGGTCTATTCTGTTTTGATGCCGGGAGAACCTATTACTCTCGAAGCCGCGGAAAAAGACCTTCATTCGATGTTTTTCTCCAGCCGTCGTTACGACCTCGGCAGGGTTGGTCGTTATAAACTTAATAAGAAATTCGATTATGAGAATCCTGATGATTCCCATGTGCTTAGCAAGATGGACATTGTCAACACCATGCTTTTCCTTATCAAGGTCTACATTGGTGAAGCCTATGTTGATGATATCGATCACCTTGGAAACCGCCGGATACGTTCGGTTGGTGAGCTTTTGGCAAATCAGCTGAAAACCGCTTTTGCCAGGATGGAGCGAATCGCCAAGGAGCGGATGAGCCTGAAGGAGACCGACACGGTTCGTCCTCAGGATCTTATTTCCATCAAGCCGGTTGTGGCGGCGATAAAAGAGTTTTTCGGTTCCAGTCAGCTCTCTCAGTTTATGGACCAGGTAAACCCCCTTGCCGAGCTTACCCATAAGCGGCGGCTCAACGCCCTTGGACCCGGTGGCCTTTCCCGGGATCGTGCGGGTTTCGAGGTTCGTGATGTTCACTATACCCATTACGGTCGTATGTGTCCCATCGAGACCCCTGAAGGTCCGAATATCGGGCTGATTGTTTCCTTGGCGAACTACACCAAGGTAAATTCATACGGCTTTCTTGAGGCCCCTTATCGAAAGGTTGTGAATGGTCATGCGACCCGGGATATCGAATACCTCTCCGCAATGGATGAAGAAAAGTATAATATTGCCCAGGCCAATGCGAAGATCGATAAAAACGGAACCTTTCTTGATGAGATGATTTCCATACGTAAGGGCGGTGATTATACCACAAAGCCCTCTTCGGATATTCAGTATATGGATGTTTCGCCGAAGCAGGTTATTTCGGTGGCGACCAGCCTTATCCCGTTCCTTGAGCATGATGACGCCAACCGGGCCCTCATGGGATCGAATATGCAGCGCCAGGCTGTTCCTCTGGTCTTTCCCGAGCCTCCGAGGGTCGGGACTGGTATGGAGGCGAAGACTGCCTACGACTCCGGTGTCTTGCTTAAGGCGAAACGTTCCGGTGTTGTGGAGCATGTTACCAGTCTTGAGGTGGTGATCAAGCCTGATAGTCCTAAGAACGACCATGACCGGGATGTGTATCACGTGCAGAAGTTTCAGCGGACGAACCAGGATACCTGTTTTAATCAGAAGCCTGTTGTTTCGCTTGGCCAGAAAATCGATAAGGGTCAGGTTCTTGCAGACGGGCCTGCCACCAGGGCGGGGGAGCTTGCTCTGGGCCAAAATATGATAGTCGGTTTTGTTCCATGGAACGGTTATAACTATGAAGACGCCATCCTGATCAGCGAGAAAGTGGTAAAAGAGGACAGTTATACCTCTATTCATATCAAGGAATTTACCGTCGATGTTCGGGAAACGAAATTGGGTCCCGAAAAGCTGACTCGGGATATCCCCAATACCAACGAAAAGTCTCTGGAACAGCTGGATGAAGAGGGGATTATCAGGATTGGTGCCAAGGTGAAGTCCGGCTATATCCTGGTCGGAAAGGTAACGCCGAAGTCGGAGACCGAAACAACCCCTGAGTTTAAGCTGCTCAACTCGATATTCGGTGAAAAGGCGAAAGAGGTCCGGGATACCAGCCTAAAGGTTCCTCATGGAGTCGAAGGTACGGTTATCGATGTCCAGCGTCTGCGCCGTTCAGAGGGGGACGATCTTCCTCCCGGGGTGGAAGAAGTGGTTAAGGTGTTGATCGCCACCAAACGAAAGTTGCGGCAGGGTGATAAGATGGCCGGTCGTCACGGAAACAAGGGTGTCGTTGCAAGGGTGCTTCCGGAAGAGGATATGCCCTACATGGCCGACGGTACTCCTCTGGATCTTTGCCTTAATCCGTTGGGTGTTCCAAGCCGAATGAACCTCGGCCAGATCCTGGAGACCGAACTTGGCTGGGCTGCTCTTGCCCTGGATAAGTGGTTTTCCACTCCGGTCTTTCAGTCTGCAAGCACCGATCAGATCGAACAGAAAATGAAAGAAGCTGGCCTTCCTATCGGGGGAAAAACCGTTCTTCGCGACGGACAGACCGGTATTCCGTTTGAGAATTCCGTTTTTGTAGGGGTGATGTATATGCTCAAGCTGCACCACCTTGTGGATGACAAGATGCATGCACGTTCCACCGGACCGTACTCGCTGGTTACCCAGCAGCCTCTTGGTGGAAAGGCCCAATTCGGTGGGCAGCGGCTTGGTGAAATGGAGGTCTGGGCCCTTGAGGCATATGGTGCCGCCAATACCCTGCAGGAGCTGCTTACCATCAAGTCAGACGATATGAATGGACGAGCAAAGATATATGAGAGCATTGTAAAGGGTGAACCTTCGACCGCCGCCGGTGTGCCGGAATCTTTCAATGTTCTTGTACAGGAGCTGCGTGGACTGGCCCTGGATATGTCGATCTACGACAGTAAGGGAAAGAGGATTCCGCTGACCGAGCGGGATGAAGAACTGATCAACCGACAGGGAACCCAGTTCTAA
- the secE gene encoding preprotein translocase subunit SecE: MKKILQFFKNSYAELRRVVWPSREEVISSTKVVIVSTVLFALVLGVVDFLLLKGIDFIF, encoded by the coding sequence ATGAAAAAAATCCTTCAATTTTTCAAGAATAGTTACGCAGAGTTGCGGCGGGTCGTTTGGCCTAGTCGGGAAGAGGTTATTTCTTCGACAAAGGTTGTGATCGTGTCGACGGTTCTTTTTGCTCTGGTCCTTGGGGTTGTTGATTTTCTGCTTCTCAAGGGTATCGATTTTATTTTTTAA